The Streptomyces sp. NBC_01463 DNA window TGGAGGCACGCGTCGTACCGCTACGCCGTGATTGACCGTCAAACCCGAGCCCTTGCCACAGATGCCGCCGGAACCGGCGCTGTCGGAGCCGAGGACGCCTGTGTGTCTTCGGCACCGGCAACGGCCTGAGCCGCGATCACCGGCATGCCCCATCCGATCGAACCCGAAGCTGAGGACCCCGCATGCAGTTACCTCACACGGCAGCGCGCAACATCGTGACACTCGCGCTGTCCGAAGACGCGGCCGCTGATGACGTCACCACTCGATGGAGCGTCGCGCCGCGACAATGGGCGACGGCAGTCATCATCACCCGCCAACCGGGCCTGGCTGCCGGGATGCCCCTGGCTGCCGAGGTTTACGCCCATATCGGCGACGAGACACGGATCGACGAATCGGTGCCCGACGGCACTCGACTTGAGGCCAACGACGTCCTGGCGAGAGTGTCCGGCCCGGCACACCAGATCATCACCGGCGAACGGACGGTGCTGAACCTTCTCCAGCGGCTTTGCGGCATCGCCACACTCACCGATCGGTATGTGGCCGCCGTGCGCGATCTGCCTGTCCGCATCCTGGATACCCGTAAGACCGCCCCGGGACTTCGGTTACTGGACAAGTACGCGGTCGCCGCCGGCGGAGGGCACAATCATCGGCTGGACCTGGGCGCCATGGTGCTCCTCAAGGAA harbors:
- the nadC gene encoding carboxylating nicotinate-nucleotide diphosphorylase — its product is MQLPHTAARNIVTLALSEDAAADDVTTRWSVAPRQWATAVIITRQPGLAAGMPLAAEVYAHIGDETRIDESVPDGTRLEANDVLARVSGPAHQIITGERTVLNLLQRLCGIATLTDRYVAAVRDLPVRILDTRKTAPGLRLLDKYAVAAGGGHNHRLDLGAMVLLKENHIAAAGGVTAAIDSVRKNMASEGKTLAIEVEVATLAQTREALRAEPSWIMLDNMTVPQLAEAVRLRRELAPDSDIKLEASGTITLDGLRAATETGVDAVSIGALTHSAPAMDLSMLLSISPS